The Bacteroidales bacterium genomic sequence AACCCAAAGTGAATAAACCCCTGCCATGCTGAGCTGAGCATTCATTCTTATTGGATTTTGGAGGGTGGATGTCCATCCATCCGGGCCTGTCCAATGATACACAGCATTATTCATATTTGCTGCTGCTAACTGCAGGTTTTCACCCACGCAAATGGGGCCATTATTCGCAGCAGCCGGGGGGAGAATTGTACAATCAGTAGCTCCGGCGCCACCTGTCTGAGAAAATACAATATTGCAGGCAGCATTTGAATAGTTGGTAATTATAATAATGTAATACTTACCATTTACTGCATTTGCGATATCGCATACTTCTGTTGCTGCAGTGGAATAACTACAATCCACAATCTTGTTGCTGGTTAGTTGTCCGCAAGCGTTCTGTGAGTCGAATGGGCCCCAGCAACAAAAATCAATATCATGAGCAGGCTCACTATGCATTGTAATCTGAATCATGCCAGGCATAGCTATTTTCATATAATACCAGGCCGGATTAGGTGTTGAACCCAGGCATCCATAAGCAGGCCCTGCTTGCCCGCTACCGGCATTTACACCGGCAGGAAAGCTATAAGATGTACCAGTACAAAATGGCAAGGCTCCTTCACAGACATTGTTATTATTCTGCGCGAGCAACAGGCTTGAAATGGAGAATAGTAATACAAAACCTAGTAATAATCTTTTCATAGTCGGGGAAGTCTTACTTATCTGAACTTATTGTATTTAGCGGATAAGCTATCTTTCTCTTCCATCGACAGCTTGCTTCCTTGCTCAATTGCCTTATTAATGTAATTCTCAAGGTTTTTGACCACCCCGTTAGAATCATATTCCAGGCTGGAATAAATATTTAGAAACGGTACTGAAATATCTGTCTTGTCGATCACAACTTTAGGATCAGCGAAGATAGACTCTACTACTAATGCCTTTTCATAAAACCCCGGAAGTTGAGCCAGGTCAAGAGAATAATGAACCCGGTTATCTTCAATTCCAATGATTTTTACTAATGGATTCTTTTCCGTTTCATGGTTGCCAGCACTTTGAGCCAATAGGTTCAGGGGAAGCAGCAATATGAATATATAAAGCCACTTGGAAGGATGATGCATTTTCATTAATTTCATGGTGTATTGTATAGTTATCACTACCCATTTGAATATTTATTTTTCTACCGGCTAACAAAAAAATGTTCTCCTGCCAGGCAGAAAAAAAATTAAAAGCACAAATGAATATTGAAGGGATGATATGATGTGAAATAACCGATTTACCATCTTATTGGTAAATATTTCATAGATCGAATCGAGTGATTGTAGTAAATGAGTAATGTTAGTATTGCAATATTAGTTAATTTTTTGATTTGCATCAGTATAGGCTAATATTTTTCTAACAATCAGGTAATAAACTAGGCTTTCAGAAATAGGAATCCTGAAAGGAATTTTGAACTCATAATTCAGTTAGCAGAGAAATTACCGTATCAGCACAATGGTCCCAAACACAGGTTCGGTCAGCTTGTCATGGTTCCCCACATCCTTATTATTCCAGATGGTTCCATCGCGGAAAATGGCCTGGATTTTCCAGACATATACATCCTGCTGAACGGGGTGTCCCTTATAGGTTCCATCCCAGTACTCCACAGGTGATCCTCTCTCATCCAGTTGTTTGGATTCCCAGATCATGGCTCCGTGTGAGTTATACACCTGGCAGTGGTAAGTGGCCAGGTTCTGTCCCACCGGTTTCCATATCCTTGTCTGCTGCAGCGTCCCTCCCGGGGCAAATGCATTGGGGACATACAAGCCTTTGAAGAGCAATGTGTATATCATGCTGGTAGTATCCGAACAGCCCTGCTCATTCAGGGTAACCAGGGTCACGGTATAAGTACCGTCTTCGGTGTAAGTGATCAGTGGGGAAGCAAGGGGTGATATCTCTCCATTACCAAAGTCCCAGTGGTATTCATCGGCTCCGATGGATCCGTCGTTGAACTGTACCTGTCCCTGCACCTGTTCTACATCTTCTGTATAGCTGAAAGCACTCAGTGGTGAGGGTTCCACATTCACCTCTGCCCTTAAGGTATCGGCACATTGGTTGGTATCGCTGGCGGTTAAAAGTACCCTATACCTTCCGATACTGTCGAACACGAACTGGGGGGTAGATCCCTGCATTGAGCCTAAAAACCTTCCCAGACTGTCACTCACCCTCCATCCCCATAGGTTCAGCGGGGCAAGGTAAGGATCTGAATGGTCGAAGAAGTAGGTCGGATGCCCAACACAGGCAATAGAGCTGTTGAAGGTAGCAGAAGGAAGGCCATGGATTATCAGGCTGGTGGTGGCGGTATCACGGCAGCCCGACTGGTTGGTGACAATCAGCCTGGGGTCGTAACTGCCCGGGGCAGGATAAACCCAGGAGGGGTTGCGGTTTACAGCGGTGTCATACACACTCTGAGGATCACCGAACTCCCAGCGGTAAGTGAGTAGTGTAGCTCCATTGGCTTTGGTGGTATCGGTGAACATCGACTCCTGCCTGTAACATACATCCTGTGTTGAAAATCCTGCCATCGGTGTGGCGATCACCGTGATCACCCTTTGTGTGGAGTCACTGATCACGCTGCCTCCCACGATCGTACTTACCCTGAGTTTTACAAGGAAAGTACCCGGCTGGGTGAAGGTATGAGTGGTGAGGGATTGATAGCTGTTATAAGTGGTCGGTTGTGCGGTATCTCCCCAGGTCCATACCCACTGACTGATCTGGGCATCGCAGGTAGAAAAGTCCGCAAACTCAAGGGCATAGTTCTGGCATAGCAAGGTGTCTGATGGCGTATAGGCTGCCACAATACAGGGGGAACGCTGAATGCTGTCTGTGACTGTTGAAGTACAACCATTTCCATCCACCACGGTCAATGTGGTTACATAGGTTCCGGCTGTGGTGTATTTATGCGTGGTACTTGTTGTGGGAGCATTGATGGTATCCAGTGTCCCGTCCCCAAAGTTCCAGTACATGGTAGTAATAGCACTTGCGGTATCGATGCTTTGGCTGGTAAAGGTGATGGTTGAGTCGCAGCTGCCCGGGTATAATCGAACAATGCTACAGGCAAAGCATGCACCTGCACACTCTGGTAATCATCCGCCTGGCATCCGAACTGGTCTGTGGTGGAGAAGTTAATGGTATAGAAGCCCGGGGCGGTGAAAGTATGTCCCGGGGTTTTGAGGGTACTCAGGTTCTGTGCTCCCGACTGAGGGTCTCCAAAGTTCCACTGGAAACTGATCAGGGAATCGGCAGGAGCAGCAGGGTTAGCAACTGCGGGGGTGAACTGCATAGGCTCACCGAAGCAGGACTGTGTATAACTAAAGGTAGCAGTGAGCTCTGAGGGGACACATACCTGCTGGAAGGCTGTATCCACACATCCGCGGATATCGGTGATCATCAGCTTGACATCATAGCAGGAGTCAATGGCATAATACACATGGTTGGGATTCTGTCCATTGCCATACTGGTAAGCTCAAACTCCCAGTTCCATCCTGTGACCAGTGCCTGGTAACTCCATGAAGAGTCCTGGAACTGTACCGCTCCATTGGCACAGGGACTGGCTGAGTATTTAAAGTAGGCCGTAGGCTTGTTCCATACCTGCAGCGGCATGGTCTTCACATGGGTGCAGCCATGCTCGGTAGTGGTGGTAAGGGTGATGGTATAAGTGCCTGCGGTAGTGAAGGTGTATTGCGGGTTCTGCATCGTGCTGGTATCAGCGGAGCCTGAGAGTCCAAAGTCCCAGTTCCATGCAACCAATGTATCTCCAAGCGGGGCAGAGCTCAGATCGGTGAACTGTGTGGGAGACTCGGCACAGGCCTGCTGGGCCATAAAGTACGATTGCGGGGCACTGTGGATGGTCACAGGATGGCTGATGGCATTCTGGCAACCCGAGGTATCACTGATCGTGAGCACCACGGTAAAGGTACCTGCCACTCCATAGCTATGCTGCGGGTTTTGTGTGTTTGCAGTGGGACTGCCATCACCAAAGTTCCAGTTGTAAGTCTGTATCGCTCCTACCTGTGTGGCGGTGGTATCGGTAAAGAAGGTGGTGGCGGATCCAAGACATAAAAGGCTGTCATTGTAAAAATCTACTCCAGGTTTTGGAACAATGGATACATTCTGTTCCAGTGTATCCTGGCAGCCTGAAGCATTGGCAGTGATTAGTCGTACCAAATAAGTTCCCGGGTTGGCATAGTTATGCACCGGGTTGGTTTGGGTGCTTGAGTTATTGCTTCCCGATGGCGGATCGCCAAAGTTCCAGCTATGGGATA encodes the following:
- a CDS encoding PKD domain-containing protein, whose translation is MITDIRGCVDTAFQQVCVPSELTATFSYTQSCFGEPMQFTPAVANPAAPADSLISFQWNFGDPQSGAQNLSTLKTPGHTFTAPGFYTINFSTTDQFGCQADDYQSVQVHALPVALFDYTRAAATQPSPLPAKASIPQVLLLPCTGTLGTGHWIPSMLPQQVPRINTPQPEPM
- a CDS encoding PKD domain-containing protein — encoded protein: MYWNFGDGTLDTINAPTTSTTHKYTTAGTYVTTLTVVDGNGCTSTVTDSIQRSPCIVAAYTPSDTLLCQNYALEFADFSTCDAQISQWVWTWGDTAQPTTYNSYQSLTTHTFTQPGTFLVKLRVSTIVGGSVISDSTQRVITVIATPMAGFSTQDVCYRQESMFTDTTKANGATLLTYRWEFGDPQSVYDTAVNRNPSWVYPAPGSYDPRLIVTNQSGCRDTATTSLIIHGLPSATFNSSIACVGHPTYFFDHSDPYLAPLNLWGWRVSDSLGRFLGSMQGSTPQFVFDSIGRYRVLLTASDTNQCADTLRAEVNVEPSPLSAFSYTEDVEQVQGQVQFNDGSIGADEYHWDFGNGEISPLASPLITYTEDGTYTVTLVTLNEQGCSDTTSMIYTLLFKGLYVPNAFAPGGTLQQTRIWKPVGQNLATYHCQVYNSHGAMIWESKQLDERGSPVEYWDGTYKGHPVQQDVYVWKIQAIFRDGTIWNNKDVGNHDKLTEPVFGTIVLIR